A genomic region of Planococcus kocurii contains the following coding sequences:
- a CDS encoding KinB-signaling pathway activation protein — protein sequence MTIRNWVKFFLKALLIGGAVTGVLGLFVRWDDIFSQPFHAGHWGEFLAGFVWLVIIGLTMSIISQLCFFAYLTVHQIGMNIFRTLRLWNWIQLLIIVVVVTDLILFRFAPNAETTEQVWLYGILLTILIVTGVVTAYVKAKWTNKETFISALFFMIVITTVEWLPALMVEEGNIDSWVTLLLFPFLAVNAYQLLVLPKYNAQSDIDRQKLEERRAARKAKA from the coding sequence TTGACAATACGAAATTGGGTTAAGTTTTTCTTGAAAGCTTTATTAATTGGTGGAGCGGTAACTGGCGTACTCGGTTTATTCGTTCGCTGGGATGATATATTTTCACAACCGTTTCATGCAGGACACTGGGGCGAATTCTTGGCAGGATTTGTCTGGCTCGTTATTATTGGCTTAACGATGAGCATTATTAGCCAATTGTGTTTCTTTGCTTACTTGACGGTGCATCAGATTGGGATGAACATATTCCGTACATTGCGTTTGTGGAATTGGATTCAACTTTTGATTATCGTCGTAGTCGTTACAGATTTGATTTTATTCCGCTTTGCGCCAAACGCAGAAACGACTGAACAGGTTTGGTTATATGGAATCTTATTAACAATCTTGATCGTTACCGGAGTGGTTACGGCATATGTGAAAGCAAAATGGACCAATAAAGAAACATTTATTTCTGCATTGTTCTTCATGATTGTTATTACGACGGTTGAATGGCTGCCGGCGTTGATGGTAGAAGAAGGGAATATCGACAGCTGGGTTACTTTATTGCTGTTCCCATTCTTAGCAGTAAATGCGTATCAGTTATTGGTGTTGCCGAAATACAACGCACAATCAGATATTGATCGCCAGAAATTAGAAGAACGACGTGCTGCAAGAAAAGCAAAAGCGTAA
- a CDS encoding Mrp/NBP35 family ATP-binding protein produces MLTEVQVRELLGALEDPFLHRSLTETDGITSVTIKEEKKHVSVKLAIAKTNTPEQMQLQMKVVDVLKGAGAGSVGIRFEELSTEALAKFRGTADESEAQDLLSPLNKVEFISIASGKGGVGKSTVSVNLAIALARLGKKVGLIDADIYGFSVPDMMGIDKSPVVRGQTIIPVERFGVKVISMGFFVEDNMPVVWRGPMLGKVLDQFFRDVEWGDLDYLLLDLPPGTGDVALDIHQMLPASKEIVITTPHPTAAFVAARAGAMALQTNHEVLGVIENMSWFESQETGKKEFLFGQGGGPKLAEELQAPLLGQIPLGQPDWNEADFAPSVYLADHPTGKIYEDIAQQVLKQFADKK; encoded by the coding sequence ATGTTAACTGAAGTACAAGTACGCGAATTACTCGGAGCGTTAGAAGATCCGTTTTTACATAGATCGTTAACTGAAACAGATGGCATTACGTCTGTAACGATTAAGGAAGAGAAAAAACACGTCAGTGTCAAATTGGCAATTGCTAAAACAAATACACCTGAACAAATGCAGTTACAGATGAAAGTTGTCGATGTATTAAAAGGAGCGGGAGCGGGTTCTGTCGGAATTCGTTTTGAAGAGCTCTCAACAGAAGCTTTAGCAAAATTCCGTGGCACAGCTGATGAATCAGAAGCGCAGGATTTGTTATCTCCATTGAACAAAGTTGAATTTATTTCAATTGCCAGCGGTAAAGGTGGGGTTGGTAAATCGACGGTATCTGTTAACTTAGCAATTGCATTGGCGCGTTTAGGCAAAAAAGTGGGCTTAATCGATGCAGATATCTACGGTTTTAGTGTGCCAGACATGATGGGCATTGATAAATCGCCAGTCGTTCGTGGTCAAACAATCATTCCAGTAGAGCGCTTCGGCGTAAAAGTAATTTCGATGGGCTTTTTCGTAGAAGACAATATGCCAGTCGTTTGGCGTGGCCCGATGCTCGGCAAAGTACTTGATCAATTTTTCCGCGATGTAGAATGGGGAGATTTGGATTACCTTCTATTGGACTTGCCACCAGGTACAGGGGACGTTGCACTCGACATTCACCAAATGCTACCGGCATCTAAAGAAATCGTTATCACCACACCACACCCGACTGCAGCGTTTGTTGCGGCACGTGCTGGAGCGATGGCGCTTCAAACCAATCACGAGGTGTTGGGTGTTATTGAAAACATGTCATGGTTTGAAAGCCAAGAAACGGGTAAGAAAGAATTTCTTTTCGGACAAGGTGGCGGACCGAAACTTGCAGAAGAGTTGCAAGCGCCGCTACTTGGACAAATTCCACTGGGTCAGCCTGACTGGAACGAAGCTGACTTTGCACCGTCTGTTTACTTGGCGGATCATCCGACAGGGAAAATCTACGAAGACATTGCGCAGCAAGTACTTAAACAATTTGCTGACAAAAAATAA
- a CDS encoding VOC family protein — MNRINLICLGVKDMGTSVKFYRDGLGFKTTEKGNNPEIVFFNSAGTKLELYPLEDLAKDIDEKNPPSGSGFSGITLAYNAKSKEEVDRVMALAEAAGGRIIKEPKEVFWGGYSGYFTDPDGYYWEVAWGPDFTFDENDMLEIDS; from the coding sequence ATGAACCGGATCAATTTAATTTGCCTGGGTGTGAAAGACATGGGAACATCCGTAAAGTTTTACAGAGATGGCCTCGGCTTTAAAACGACGGAAAAAGGGAACAATCCTGAAATCGTGTTTTTCAATTCGGCTGGTACGAAACTGGAGTTGTATCCATTGGAGGACTTAGCGAAAGATATCGATGAAAAGAACCCGCCAAGTGGCAGCGGATTTTCAGGCATTACGCTGGCCTATAACGCAAAGTCTAAAGAAGAAGTGGATAGAGTGATGGCTCTTGCGGAAGCGGCTGGAGGAAGGATTATCAAAGAACCAAAAGAAGTTTTCTGGGGAGGTTATTCAGGTTACTTCACCGATCCCGACGGCTATTACTGGGAAGTAGCATGGGGTCCGGACTTTACGTTCGATGAAAACGATATGCTGGAAATTGATTCGTAA
- the rpsI gene encoding 30S ribosomal protein S9, with protein sequence MAQVQYIGTGRRKNSTARVRLVPGDGTITINKRDVADYVPYETLQQIIKQPLVATDTLGSYDILVNVNGGGFTGQAGAIRHGIARALLTVDPAFRPALKSAGLLTRDPRMKERKKPGLKSARRAPQFSKR encoded by the coding sequence TTGGCACAAGTTCAATATATTGGGACAGGTCGTCGTAAAAACTCAACAGCTCGCGTACGTTTAGTACCGGGTGACGGCACAATTACAATCAACAAACGTGACGTAGCGGACTACGTTCCTTACGAAACACTACAACAAATTATCAAACAGCCACTAGTTGCTACGGATACTCTAGGAAGCTACGACATCCTAGTAAACGTAAACGGCGGTGGATTCACAGGCCAAGCCGGAGCAATCCGTCACGGTATCGCACGCGCTCTACTAACTGTAGACCCTGCATTCCGTCCTGCGTTGAAATCTGCTGGGTTGTTAACACGTGACCCACGTATGAAAGAACGTAAGAAACCAGGTCTTAAATCAGCACGTCGTGCACCTCAGTTCTCAAAACGTTAA
- the rplM gene encoding 50S ribosomal protein L13: MRTTFMAKGHEVERKWLVVDAEGQTLGRLASEVASILRGKYKPTFTPNVDTGDHVIIINAEKIHLTGNKLADKIYYRHTQYTGGLKQRTALEMRTKYPTRMLELAIKGMLPKNSLGRQTFRKLHVYAGPEHNHQAQQPEIYQLRG; encoded by the coding sequence ATGCGTACAACATTCATGGCTAAGGGTCACGAAGTAGAGCGTAAATGGTTAGTTGTCGATGCAGAAGGGCAAACTCTTGGACGTTTAGCTTCTGAAGTCGCTTCAATCTTACGTGGAAAATATAAACCAACATTTACACCAAACGTTGACACTGGTGATCACGTGATCATTATCAACGCTGAAAAAATTCACCTTACAGGTAACAAACTTGCAGACAAGATCTATTACCGTCACACACAATACACGGGTGGACTTAAACAACGTACTGCACTTGAAATGCGCACAAAATACCCAACGAGAATGCTTGAATTGGCTATTAAAGGGATGCTTCCAAAAAACTCTTTAGGTCGTCAAACGTTTAGAAAGCTGCATGTCTATGCTGGCCCTGAACACAACCACCAAGCACAACAACCAGAAATCTATCAACTACGCGGTTAA
- the truA gene encoding tRNA pseudouridine(38-40) synthase TruA yields the protein MKRLKATIAYDGSGFAGYQVQPDKRTVQLELMNVLKTIHKGKVVQVVASGRTDAKVHATGQVIHFDTAFSIPMTGWLKALNVLLPQDIRVNAIEEVDASFHARYHTTGKTYRYKWNRSQIISPFTRNLMVHIKQPLDVEAMTIAAQALIGTYDFSSFCAANTAVVDKVRTVRRLEFEEHGDELHMIIEGSGFLYNMVRIIAGTLTEVGTGKRAADELSRIVAATDRDAAGKTAAAHGLYLESVMYES from the coding sequence ATGAAACGATTAAAAGCGACCATTGCGTATGATGGTTCTGGATTTGCAGGTTATCAAGTGCAGCCAGACAAGCGCACGGTCCAGCTCGAATTAATGAACGTGTTAAAAACCATTCATAAAGGAAAAGTTGTGCAAGTCGTGGCAAGCGGACGGACAGATGCCAAAGTCCATGCTACCGGACAAGTCATTCATTTTGATACAGCGTTTTCCATCCCGATGACGGGTTGGTTAAAGGCTTTGAATGTGCTATTGCCACAAGACATCCGCGTGAACGCGATTGAAGAAGTCGATGCGTCTTTTCATGCGCGGTATCATACGACAGGTAAAACTTATCGTTATAAATGGAATCGCAGTCAAATCATCAGTCCGTTCACGCGCAATTTGATGGTTCACATCAAGCAACCACTCGATGTAGAAGCAATGACCATAGCGGCACAGGCATTGATTGGCACTTACGATTTCTCCAGTTTTTGTGCGGCGAATACCGCAGTAGTCGATAAAGTGCGAACAGTTCGACGCCTGGAGTTTGAAGAACATGGTGACGAATTGCATATGATTATTGAAGGATCTGGCTTTTTATACAATATGGTTCGCATTATTGCAGGGACCTTAACGGAAGTCGGTACCGGCAAAAGAGCAGCTGACGAACTTAGTCGAATTGTGGCTGCAACGGACCGGGACGCCGCTGGAAAAACAGCGGCAGCACATGGGCTTTACTTGGAAAGCGTGATGTACGAGAGCTGA
- a CDS encoding energy-coupling factor transporter transmembrane component T family protein — MMEKMIFGRFIPGDSVIHRMDPRAKISFVFVFIAIVFIANSAVTYGILLGFTLLVVFLSKIRLYFLINGLKPVFILLIFTFLLHIFFTREGDILVDFGFIEIYEEGLRQGIFISIRFLVLVFITSILTLTTSPISITDGIEVLLGPFKRIKLPVHELALMMSISLRFIPTLMDETGKILKAQMARGSDIGSGPIKERIKAVVPLLIPLFVSAFKRAEDLATAMEVRGYRGGEGRTRYRQLNWRSIDSLSLLVLAGLAGMLWYFRV; from the coding sequence ATGATGGAGAAAATGATTTTTGGTCGATTTATTCCTGGTGATTCTGTTATTCACCGAATGGATCCACGGGCGAAAATTTCATTTGTTTTTGTGTTTATTGCCATCGTGTTTATTGCGAATAGCGCAGTGACTTATGGGATTTTGCTAGGATTTACTTTGCTGGTAGTATTCTTATCCAAAATTCGTTTGTATTTCTTGATAAATGGATTGAAACCAGTCTTTATATTGTTGATATTCACTTTTTTATTGCATATTTTCTTTACGCGTGAAGGTGATATATTAGTGGATTTTGGTTTTATTGAAATTTATGAAGAAGGTTTGCGGCAGGGGATATTCATTTCGATTCGCTTTTTAGTACTGGTGTTTATTACTAGTATTTTAACCTTGACGACTTCACCGATTTCTATTACAGACGGGATTGAAGTACTGCTTGGTCCATTTAAACGAATCAAGTTGCCGGTCCATGAACTGGCGTTGATGATGTCGATTTCGTTGCGGTTTATCCCGACGCTTATGGACGAGACTGGGAAGATTCTCAAGGCGCAAATGGCCAGAGGTTCTGACATTGGCTCAGGGCCGATTAAAGAGCGCATTAAGGCGGTTGTGCCCTTGCTGATTCCGCTGTTCGTCAGTGCCTTTAAACGGGCAGAGGACTTGGCTACAGCGATGGAAGTTCGTGGCTACCGCGGTGGCGAAGGGAGAACGCGCTATCGCCAACTCAATTGGCGTTCTATCGATAGCTTGAGCCTGCTTGTGCTAGCGGGGCTCGCGGGAATGCTTTGGTATTTCCGGGTATAA
- a CDS encoding energy-coupling factor ABC transporter ATP-binding protein, whose amino-acid sequence MDILLQEVGYSYAKDTPFEKRALTDVSLHIPSGSYTAIIGHTGSGKSTVLQHLNALLKPTEGSVTIGDRKIEAGVKAKNLRDVRRQVGIVFQFPEQQLFDETVLKDIMFGPLNYGVPEEEASRRAHELVEQLGLPAEVLTKSPFDLSGGQMRRVAIAGVLAMEPDVLVLDEPTAGLDPRGRREIMDLFYRLHIEKGLTTVLVTHSMEDAARYADNVAIMHNGRCVVTGEPTAIFSNEEQLRDYRLEPPRTIRLQRKFEAKTGIQLGVVSLTEEALAQNIASALLEGRDSE is encoded by the coding sequence ATGGACATTTTACTCCAGGAAGTAGGATATAGTTACGCGAAAGATACGCCCTTTGAAAAGAGAGCACTGACGGATGTATCGCTGCATATTCCTTCTGGTTCCTATACGGCTATTATTGGCCATACTGGGTCTGGCAAATCAACTGTTCTTCAACATCTCAATGCGCTCTTAAAACCAACTGAAGGGTCCGTTACGATTGGTGACCGTAAAATCGAAGCTGGTGTAAAAGCAAAGAATTTGCGTGATGTTCGGCGACAAGTAGGGATTGTCTTTCAGTTTCCTGAGCAACAACTGTTTGATGAGACGGTCTTAAAGGATATTATGTTCGGACCTTTAAATTATGGTGTGCCAGAAGAAGAAGCGAGCCGCCGGGCGCATGAATTAGTCGAACAGCTTGGGTTGCCTGCAGAAGTTTTGACAAAATCGCCGTTTGACTTGTCCGGTGGGCAAATGCGTCGCGTGGCTATCGCTGGCGTGTTGGCGATGGAACCAGATGTATTGGTGTTAGATGAACCGACAGCAGGCCTTGACCCACGTGGTCGCCGTGAGATTATGGACTTGTTTTACCGTTTGCATATTGAAAAAGGACTAACAACGGTGCTGGTGACGCACAGCATGGAAGATGCGGCGCGTTACGCAGATAATGTGGCGATTATGCACAATGGTCGCTGTGTGGTCACAGGAGAGCCAACAGCAATCTTTTCAAATGAAGAGCAACTGAGAGATTACCGTTTGGAACCACCGCGGACCATTCGGTTGCAACGAAAATTTGAAGCCAAAACAGGAATTCAACTGGGTGTTGTTTCATTGACAGAAGAAGCGTTGGCTCAAAACATTGCATCCGCATTATTGGAAGGGCGTGATTCCGAATGA
- a CDS encoding energy-coupling factor ABC transporter ATP-binding protein: MNSTILSFENVTFTYTQEDESVKPAVADLSFSIQDGEWIALVGHNGSGKSTIAKLMNGLLFPQTGQVSAMGKLMAEESLWDIRSQMGMVFQNPDNQFVGATVQDDVAFALENNGVPHKEMVVRVKEALHQVKMDDYLDHEPHHLSGGQKQRVAIAGALALRPRLLILDEATSMLDPQGRMEVIETIRELREATGLTVISITHDLEEAALADRILVMNAGHKQLEGIPESVFLSGNELTTLGLDLPFSMRMTHLLREAGLALQGEHMTEEELVDELWTFYSRK, encoded by the coding sequence ATGAATTCGACTATCTTGTCATTCGAAAATGTGACATTTACATATACGCAAGAAGACGAGTCGGTAAAACCCGCTGTAGCAGATTTGTCATTCTCCATTCAAGATGGGGAGTGGATTGCCTTAGTGGGTCACAATGGCTCTGGAAAATCGACAATTGCTAAATTGATGAACGGCTTATTATTTCCGCAAACCGGTCAAGTATCAGCCATGGGCAAATTGATGGCTGAGGAGAGTTTGTGGGACATCCGTTCCCAAATGGGCATGGTTTTTCAAAACCCAGATAATCAGTTTGTCGGAGCAACGGTTCAAGATGATGTTGCTTTTGCATTGGAGAACAACGGTGTGCCACATAAAGAAATGGTGGTTCGTGTCAAAGAGGCTTTGCACCAAGTGAAGATGGACGATTATCTTGATCATGAACCTCATCATTTGTCGGGTGGCCAAAAACAGCGTGTGGCGATTGCGGGTGCACTGGCGCTCCGTCCACGTTTATTGATTTTGGATGAAGCAACTTCGATGCTCGATCCGCAAGGGCGTATGGAAGTGATTGAAACCATTCGTGAACTTCGGGAAGCAACAGGTTTGACGGTAATATCCATTACGCACGACCTGGAAGAAGCAGCACTTGCTGATCGTATTCTTGTAATGAACGCAGGCCATAAGCAGTTAGAAGGAATACCAGAATCTGTGTTCCTTTCGGGTAATGAATTAACAACTTTGGGTTTAGATTTGCCGTTTTCGATGCGCATGACGCATTTGTTGCGAGAAGCGGGTCTGGCGTTACAAGGAGAACATATGACAGAAGAAGAATTGGTGGATGAGTTATGGACATTTTACTCCAGGAAGTAG
- the rplQ gene encoding 50S ribosomal protein L17 produces the protein MRKLQRTSSQRKALLRDLTTDLIVHERIQTTEARAKEVRSTVEKMITLGKRGDLHARRKAAAWMRRELVTTADAEGNETTTYALQKLFDDVAPRYADRQGGYTRIMKMGPRRGDGAPIVIIELV, from the coding sequence ATGAGAAAGCTTCAACGTACAAGTTCTCAACGTAAAGCACTATTACGTGACCTTACAACAGACTTAATCGTACATGAACGCATTCAAACGACTGAAGCTCGTGCGAAAGAAGTGCGTTCGACTGTAGAAAAAATGATTACGCTTGGTAAACGTGGAGATCTTCACGCTCGCCGTAAAGCAGCAGCATGGATGCGCCGTGAGTTGGTTACAACTGCAGACGCTGAAGGCAACGAAACGACAACTTATGCATTGCAGAAATTGTTTGATGACGTTGCACCACGTTACGCTGACCGTCAAGGCGGTTACACTCGTATTATGAAAATGGGGCCTCGTCGCGGAGATGGCGCACCTATCGTTATTATCGAATTGGTTTAA
- a CDS encoding DNA-directed RNA polymerase subunit alpha produces the protein MLEIEKPKIETVEIDNNSKFGKFVIEPLERGYGTTLGNSLRRILLSSLPGAAVTSIQIDGVLHEFSTVEGVEEDVATIILNIKKLALKIYSDEEKVIEIDIKGDGTVTAADITHDSDVEILNPDLYIATIAKNGHLRMRMYANRGRGYARADQNKREDLPIGVIPIDSIYTPVSRVNFQVENTRVGQLAHFDKLSLDVWTDGSIGPKEAIALGAKIFTEHLNIFVGLTDEAQTAEIMVEKEEDQKEKVLEMTIEELDLSVRSYNCLKRAGINTVHELASKSEDDMMKVRNLGRKSLEEVKVKLEDLGLGLRKED, from the coding sequence ATGCTCGAAATAGAAAAACCAAAGATTGAAACGGTTGAGATCGATAACAATTCCAAATTCGGAAAATTTGTTATTGAACCTCTTGAGCGTGGATATGGAACCACTTTAGGAAACTCCTTACGTCGAATCTTACTTTCATCTTTACCTGGCGCAGCTGTTACTTCAATTCAAATTGATGGCGTACTGCATGAATTCTCCACTGTCGAAGGTGTAGAAGAAGATGTAGCAACAATCATTTTGAATATTAAGAAGCTGGCTTTGAAAATTTACTCTGACGAAGAAAAAGTCATTGAAATTGATATAAAAGGTGATGGAACGGTTACGGCTGCAGATATCACGCACGATAGTGACGTGGAAATTCTGAATCCGGATCTATATATTGCAACAATCGCTAAAAATGGTCACCTACGTATGCGTATGTATGCGAACAGAGGCCGTGGATACGCTCGTGCAGATCAGAACAAACGTGAAGATCTTCCGATTGGTGTTATCCCGATTGACTCTATTTACACTCCAGTTTCACGCGTTAACTTCCAAGTGGAAAATACTCGTGTGGGCCAACTGGCTCATTTCGATAAATTATCTCTTGATGTTTGGACAGATGGCAGCATTGGTCCAAAAGAGGCAATTGCGCTTGGAGCTAAAATTTTTACTGAGCATTTAAATATCTTCGTAGGATTAACAGATGAGGCACAAACGGCTGAAATCATGGTTGAAAAAGAAGAAGACCAAAAAGAAAAAGTATTAGAGATGACTATCGAAGAACTTGATCTTTCGGTTCGATCTTACAACTGCTTAAAGCGTGCGGGTATCAACACGGTACACGAACTGGCAAGCAAGTCGGAAGACGACATGATGAAAGTACGCAACCTTGGACGCAAATCACTTGAAGAAGTTAAAGTGAAGTTGGAAGATTTAGGTCTTGGACTTCGTAAAGAAGACTGA
- the rpsK gene encoding 30S ribosomal protein S11, translated as MARKQQTRKRRVKKNIESGIAHIRSTFNNTIVTITDMQGNAVSWSSAGALGFRGSRKSTPFAAQMAAETAAKTSIEHGLKTLEVTVKGPGSGREAAIRALQAAGLEVTAIKDVTPVPHNGCRPPKRRRV; from the coding sequence ATGGCACGTAAACAACAAACTCGTAAGCGTCGTGTGAAAAAGAATATCGAATCTGGTATTGCTCACATCCGCTCAACATTTAATAACACAATCGTTACTATCACTGATATGCAGGGTAACGCTGTTTCATGGTCAAGTGCAGGGGCTCTAGGATTTAGAGGTTCACGTAAATCTACTCCTTTCGCTGCGCAAATGGCTGCTGAAACTGCTGCTAAAACATCAATCGAACACGGTCTTAAAACTCTAGAAGTTACAGTTAAAGGTCCTGGTTCAGGTCGTGAAGCTGCTATCCGTGCGCTTCAAGCTGCCGGACTAGAAGTTACAGCGATTAAAGATGTAACTCCAGTACCTCATAACGGTTGCCGTCCGCCAAAACGCCGTCGCGTATAA
- the rpsM gene encoding 30S ribosomal protein S13 produces MARIAGVDIPRDKRVVISLTYIFGVGKTTAQKVLSAAGISEETRVRDLTEDELNNIREQLDQYKIEGDLRREVSMNIKRLMEIASFRGIRHRRGLPVRGQNTKNNARTRKGPRKTVANKKK; encoded by the coding sequence ATGGCACGTATTGCTGGTGTTGACATTCCGCGCGACAAACGCGTTGTTATTTCATTAACATATATTTTCGGTGTTGGTAAAACAACTGCACAGAAAGTTCTTTCTGCTGCTGGTATCTCTGAAGAGACACGCGTTCGTGATCTTACAGAAGACGAGTTGAACAATATCCGTGAACAATTAGATCAATACAAAATCGAAGGTGACCTTCGCCGTGAAGTTTCAATGAACATCAAACGCTTGATGGAAATTGCTAGCTTCCGAGGGATTCGCCATCGTCGTGGACTACCTGTTCGCGGTCAAAATACGAAGAACAATGCGCGTACGCGTAAAGGTCCTCGTAAAACTGTAGCTAACAAGAAAAAATAA
- the rpmJ gene encoding 50S ribosomal protein L36 yields the protein MKVRPSVKPICEKCKVIRRSGKVMVICENPKHKQRQG from the coding sequence ATGAAAGTGAGACCATCTGTAAAACCGATCTGTGAAAAATGTAAAGTTATTCGCAGAAGCGGTAAAGTAATGGTAATCTGTGAAAATCCGAAACACAAACAAAGACAAGGCTAA
- the infA gene encoding translation initiation factor IF-1: MAKDDVIEIEGTVVETLPNAMFKVELENGHTILAHVSGKIRMHFIRILPGDKVTVELSPYDLTRGRITYRFK, encoded by the coding sequence ATGGCGAAAGACGATGTAATTGAAATCGAAGGAACTGTCGTTGAGACTTTGCCTAACGCGATGTTTAAAGTAGAATTGGAAAACGGTCACACGATTCTCGCGCACGTATCTGGCAAGATTCGCATGCATTTTATCCGCATTCTGCCAGGAGATAAAGTGACAGTAGAACTTTCTCCTTATGATTTAACACGCGGTCGTATCACATACCGTTTTAAATAA
- a CDS encoding adenylate kinase, whose product MNIVLMGLPGAGKGTQADEIVKKYDIPHISTGDMFRAAIKGGTELGLKAKSFMDQGALVPDEVTIGIVRERLSAKDCEEGFLLDGFPRTVPQAEALESLLADLDKRIEHVVNIQVEQDELIARLTGRWICKVCGTAYHTVFNPPAKAGVCDKDGGELYQREDDKPETVTKRLEVNMQQTQPLLDFYESKNVLQNIDGQQDIKKVFADIDALLKGDRG is encoded by the coding sequence ATGAATATCGTATTAATGGGTCTACCGGGTGCCGGAAAAGGTACTCAAGCAGACGAAATTGTTAAGAAGTACGACATCCCTCATATTTCTACAGGTGACATGTTCCGTGCTGCTATAAAAGGTGGAACGGAACTGGGCTTGAAAGCTAAATCATTCATGGATCAAGGTGCTCTAGTGCCTGATGAAGTGACAATCGGCATTGTCCGAGAACGACTAAGTGCGAAGGATTGTGAAGAAGGCTTCTTATTAGATGGCTTTCCACGTACTGTCCCTCAAGCTGAAGCGTTGGAATCTCTTCTGGCTGATCTTGATAAGCGAATCGAGCATGTCGTAAATATTCAAGTCGAACAAGACGAATTGATTGCACGTTTAACAGGCCGATGGATCTGTAAAGTTTGTGGAACTGCTTACCATACTGTGTTTAACCCACCGGCTAAAGCTGGCGTGTGCGACAAAGATGGCGGAGAACTCTATCAGCGTGAAGATGATAAGCCTGAAACCGTCACGAAGCGTCTAGAAGTAAATATGCAACAAACACAGCCGCTTCTTGATTTCTATGAAAGCAAAAACGTGCTGCAAAATATAGATGGACAGCAGGACATCAAAAAAGTATTTGCTGACATTGATGCTCTTCTAAAGGGCGACCGAGGCTAA